In Kaistia algarum, the DNA window TCCATCGCGACCGATGTACAAGCCGTAACGTGATGGGTGGCCGACGACCTACGGCCGCGACAACCAGTCAGGCGTCTTTCTCCATGGCGCCGCAGCATCGCCAGGAATCCATGCCATTGGATTTTCCCGGATTCATCCGCGGCAAAGCGTGGGCGCGGCATCGTCGCCAAGCCTTGCCTGCCGTCGCAAACAAGGAAACCAAGCCATGCAATATCGTCGTTTGGGCCGTTCGGGCCTTCAGGTCAGTGAGCTTTCGCTCGGTTCCTGGGTGACCTTCGGCAAGCAGGTCGACCAGAACGATGCGATGACGATGATGAAGCGCGCCTATGACGCGGGCATCAATTTCTTCGACAATGCCGAGGGCTATGAGGCCGGCGTCTCCGAGGCCCTGATGGGCGAGGCGCTGGCAAAGCTCGGCTGGAGCCGCGACAGCTTCATCGTGTCGAGCAAGGTGTTCTGGGGCGGCTCGAAGCCGACACAGCGCGGCCTCAGCCGCAAGCACGTCACCGATGCCTGCCATGCCGCACTGAAGCGGCTGAAGGTCGATTACCTCGACCTGTTCTTCTGCCACCGCCCCGACATCGATACCCCGATCGAGGAAACCGTGCGGGCGATGCATGATCTCGTCGCGCAGGGCAAGGTGCTCTACTGGGGCACGTCGGAATGGTCGGCGCAGCAGATCACCGAGGCCTGGGGCGTCGCCCGCGCGCTCGGCCTGACGCTGCCGACCATGGAGCAGCCGCAATATAATCTCTTCGAGCGGCATAAGGTCGAAGGCGATTACCTGCCGCTCTATCCGCTGATGGGCCTTGGCACCACGATCTGGTCGCCGCTCGCTTCCGGCATCCTGACCGGCAAATATGCCAAGGGCATTCCGGAAGGCAGCCGCCTCGATCTGCCGGGCTATGAATGGCTGAAGGAGATCTGGCAGAGCGAAGACGGCCGCAAGAAGCTGGAAACCGTCGGCAAGATCGGCGCGCTCGCCGCCGAGATCGGCTTGCCGGTCCATCACCTCGCCCTGCTCTGGTGCCTCGCCAACCCGAATGTCTCGACGGTCATCCTCGGCGCCTCGCGCCTGTCGCAGCTGGAAGACAATCTCTCGGCCCTCGACGGCCGCGACAAGCTGACGGCTGATGTCATGGCGAAGATCGACGAGATTCTCGGCAACAAGCCGGCCGGCCCCAGCCGTTACTGAAACGGTTACACCGATGTCCGGGGCAGGCGATCCCTGCCCCGGACATCGGGTGAATACAGGACGCGCCGGTTTTTCGGGTCATGCAGCCGTCCCATCTTGCCGGTAGACGGTAGGCGACCGCAGAGGCACACTTCGCGCAGGCTGTTTGCTAGGCGGGGATGAACCATGGGATTCGGCTTGATCAGAATGAGCGCAACGGCGGCGTGGGTCGCGATGGGCCTCGCCGGTGGGATCGCCGTTCCGGCCCTCGCGGCAACGCCAAAGGACACGCTGGTCCAGGCCTGGCAGATCGACGACATCATCTCACTCGACCCGGCCGAACTGTTCGAGTTTTCGACCACCGAGATCGCCGGCAATACCTATGAACGGCTGATCGGCTACGACCTCGACGACGTCTCCAAGATGTTCGGCGTCGTCGCCGAGAGCTGGACCGTGTCGGATGACGGCAAGACCATAAGCTTCAAGATCCGCGAGGGGCGTAAATTCGCCTCCGGCAATCCGATCACAGCTGCCGATGTCGAGTTCTCGCTGCAGCGCGCCGTGCTGCTCGACAAATCGCCGGCCTTCATCATCAACCAGTTCGGCATCACCAAGGACAATGTGAAGGACGCCGTCAAGGCGACGGGCGACTATACGCTCGACTTCAAGATGGACCGTCCCTATGCGCCGAGCTTCGCGCTCTACGCCCTCACCTCCTCCGTCGCCTCCGTGGTCGACAAGAAGCTGGTGCTGGAACATGAAGCCGATGGCGATCTCGGCTATGGCTGGCTCAAGACCCACTATGCGGGATCGGGGCCGTTCTCGATCCGCGACTGGCGCGCCAACGAGGTGGTCGTCCTGGAGCGCAACCCGAATTATTCCGGCACCCCGGCCCCTCTCGCCCGCGTCATCTACCGCCATATCCCCGAAACCGCGACGCAGCGACTTCTGCTGGAAAAGGGCGATGTCGATATCGCTCGCAATCTCGGGCCGGAGCAAATCACGGCGATCTCATCCAATCCGGATATCAAGATCCAGACC includes these proteins:
- a CDS encoding ABC transporter substrate-binding protein — protein: MSATAAWVAMGLAGGIAVPALAATPKDTLVQAWQIDDIISLDPAELFEFSTTEIAGNTYERLIGYDLDDVSKMFGVVAESWTVSDDGKTISFKIREGRKFASGNPITAADVEFSLQRAVLLDKSPAFIINQFGITKDNVKDAVKATGDYTLDFKMDRPYAPSFALYALTSSVASVVDKKLVLEHEADGDLGYGWLKTHYAGSGPFSIRDWRANEVVVLERNPNYSGTPAPLARVIYRHIPETATQRLLLEKGDVDIARNLGPEQITAISSNPDIKIQTAPKGTLYYLGLNQKNPNLAKPEVREALKYLVDYGAITDTIMKDQASVHQAFLPKGFLGAVNDTPYSLDVDKAKALLAKAGLPDGFKVTMDVRSTQPITGVAEAIQATFAKAGVKVEIIPGDGKQTLTKYRSRAHDIYIGDWGSDYQDPHSNAQTFASNPDNKDDASSKTLAWRNAWATPVLGPEVEAAILERDPAKRAAIYDKLQRDVMADGPFLVMFQKTEAAALRSNVKGFIMGPSFDNNLATSTSKD
- a CDS encoding potassium channel beta subunit family protein, whose product is MQYRRLGRSGLQVSELSLGSWVTFGKQVDQNDAMTMMKRAYDAGINFFDNAEGYEAGVSEALMGEALAKLGWSRDSFIVSSKVFWGGSKPTQRGLSRKHVTDACHAALKRLKVDYLDLFFCHRPDIDTPIEETVRAMHDLVAQGKVLYWGTSEWSAQQITEAWGVARALGLTLPTMEQPQYNLFERHKVEGDYLPLYPLMGLGTTIWSPLASGILTGKYAKGIPEGSRLDLPGYEWLKEIWQSEDGRKKLETVGKIGALAAEIGLPVHHLALLWCLANPNVSTVILGASRLSQLEDNLSALDGRDKLTADVMAKIDEILGNKPAGPSRY